The proteins below are encoded in one region of Streptomyces marianii:
- the scy gene encoding polarized growth protein Scy has translation MRGYERQESHRADDDHLSRFEAEMDRLKTEREKAVQHAEDLGYQVEVLRAKLHEARRTIASRPAYDSADIGYQAEQLLRNAQIQADQLRSDAERELREVRAQTQRILQEHAEHQARLQAELHTEANQRRQRLDQELAERRQTVEAHVNENVAWAEQLRARSESQARRLLDESRAEAEQGLAAARAEAARVAEEARQRLSSEAESARAEAEAVLLRARRDAERLLNAASSQAQEATSHAEQLRSATTAESDQARQQAAELSRGAEQRMQEAEDRLREARTEAEKAVAEAKETAAKLLGSAESANEQRARTAKAEIARLVGEATKEAENLRSEAEQALADAKAEAEKLVAEASDKARTVAAEDSAAQLAKAARTAEEVLDKASEDAKDTTRKAVEEAERIRREAEAEADRLRAEAHGTAEELKGAAKDDTKEYRAKTVELQEEARRLRGEAEQLRSEAVAEGERIRGEARREAVQQIEEAAKTAEDLLTKAKADADDVRSKATTDSERVRTEAIERATTLRRQAEETLERTRTEADRLRTEAEEQAEETKAAAERAAAELREEAERGVAARQAEAADELTRLHSEAEARLASAEEALTEARAEAERIRREAEAEAERLRTETAERSRTLLEQAEREAERLRTEAASDASASRAEGEAVAVRLRTEAATEAERLKSDAQETADRVRGEAAAAAERVGQEASEALAAAQEEANRRRREAEEILGAARGEADQERELAREQSEELLAAARKRVEDAQTEAQRLVEEADRRATEMVSAAEQTAQQVRDSVSGLQEQAEQEISGLRSAAEHAAERTRTEAQEEADRVRADAYAERERATEDANRVRARADEEAEAAKSLAERTMNEAITESDRVRAETSEYAQRMRTEAADALASAEQDATRARAEAREDANRMRSEAAAQADRLVAEATSESDRVTTEASELLSLAEQDAARLRAEAEQVKEEGARQAEELRASARADGEQLLDEARKSADKRRADAAEQADQLIAEAGSEAERLRAEAADTVGTAQQRADRVRAEAERLREEAERAAEQMRSEAREEADRTLDTARKDAAKRRADAAEQVDQLMAKTQEEALRATTDAESQADTMVGAARKEADRLVAEATVEGNSLVEKARTDADELLVGARGDATAIRERAEELRRRVENEVEELHERARRESAEQMKAAGERCDQLVKAAEEQQAEAGAKAKELVSEANSEAGKVRIAAVRKAEALLKEAEQKKAGLVREAEKVKADAEREAERMIEEGQRELDVLVRRREDIQAEISRVQDVLEALESFEAPAGKDGGVKAGASAGVTRSSGKSSES, from the coding sequence GTGCGGGGCTACGAACGCCAGGAGAGCCACCGAGCTGACGACGACCACCTCTCGCGGTTCGAAGCCGAGATGGACCGGCTGAAGACCGAGCGGGAGAAGGCCGTCCAGCACGCCGAGGACCTCGGATACCAGGTCGAGGTGTTGCGCGCCAAGCTCCACGAGGCGCGTCGCACCATCGCGTCCCGTCCCGCGTACGACAGCGCCGACATCGGCTACCAGGCCGAACAGCTGCTCCGGAACGCCCAGATCCAGGCCGACCAGCTGCGTTCGGACGCCGAGCGGGAGCTGCGCGAGGTCCGGGCCCAGACGCAGCGCATCCTCCAGGAGCACGCCGAGCACCAGGCCCGTCTGCAGGCCGAGTTGCACACGGAGGCGAACCAGCGCCGCCAGCGCCTCGACCAGGAGCTGGCGGAGCGCCGGCAGACCGTCGAGGCGCACGTCAACGAGAACGTGGCCTGGGCCGAACAGCTCCGCGCCCGCAGCGAGTCCCAGGCGCGCCGGCTCCTGGACGAGTCGCGCGCCGAGGCCGAGCAGGGCCTCGCCGCCGCCCGCGCCGAGGCCGCCCGGGTCGCCGAGGAGGCCCGGCAGCGGCTCAGCTCCGAGGCGGAGTCCGCCCGCGCCGAGGCGGAGGCCGTCCTCCTGCGCGCCCGCAGGGACGCCGAGCGGCTGCTGAACGCCGCCTCCAGCCAGGCCCAGGAGGCCACCAGCCACGCCGAGCAGCTGCGCTCGGCGACGACCGCCGAGTCCGACCAGGCCCGCCAGCAGGCCGCGGAGCTCAGCCGGGGCGCCGAGCAGCGGATGCAGGAGGCCGAGGACCGGCTCCGCGAGGCGCGTACGGAGGCCGAGAAGGCCGTCGCCGAGGCCAAGGAGACCGCGGCCAAACTGCTCGGGAGCGCCGAGTCGGCGAACGAGCAGCGGGCCAGGACCGCCAAGGCCGAGATCGCCCGGCTCGTCGGCGAGGCCACCAAGGAGGCCGAGAACCTCAGGAGCGAGGCCGAGCAGGCGCTGGCGGACGCCAAGGCCGAGGCGGAGAAGCTGGTCGCGGAGGCGTCGGACAAGGCCCGTACGGTCGCCGCCGAGGACTCCGCCGCCCAGCTCGCGAAGGCGGCGCGAACCGCCGAGGAGGTCCTGGACAAGGCGTCCGAGGACGCCAAGGACACCACCCGCAAGGCCGTCGAGGAGGCCGAGCGGATCCGCCGCGAGGCCGAGGCGGAGGCGGACCGGCTGCGCGCCGAGGCCCATGGCACGGCCGAGGAGCTCAAGGGCGCGGCGAAGGACGACACCAAGGAGTACCGCGCCAAGACGGTCGAACTGCAGGAGGAGGCCCGGCGGCTGCGCGGTGAGGCCGAGCAGCTGCGTTCCGAGGCCGTCGCCGAGGGCGAGCGGATCCGCGGCGAGGCGCGCCGCGAGGCCGTCCAGCAGATCGAGGAGGCGGCGAAGACCGCCGAGGACCTGCTGACGAAGGCGAAGGCCGACGCCGACGACGTGCGGTCCAAGGCCACCACGGACAGCGAGCGCGTCCGCACCGAGGCCATCGAGCGGGCCACGACCCTGCGCCGCCAGGCCGAGGAGACGCTGGAGCGCACCCGTACCGAGGCGGACCGGCTGCGCACCGAGGCCGAGGAGCAGGCCGAGGAGACGAAGGCGGCGGCCGAGCGCGCCGCCGCCGAACTGCGCGAGGAGGCCGAGCGCGGCGTCGCCGCCCGCCAGGCCGAGGCCGCGGACGAGCTGACCCGGCTGCACTCGGAGGCGGAGGCCCGTCTCGCGTCGGCCGAGGAGGCGCTGACCGAGGCGCGCGCGGAGGCCGAGCGGATCCGCCGCGAGGCCGAGGCGGAGGCCGAGCGGCTGCGCACGGAGACGGCCGAGCGCAGCCGTACGCTCCTGGAGCAGGCCGAGCGGGAGGCCGAGCGGCTGCGCACCGAGGCCGCGTCCGACGCGTCGGCTTCCCGGGCCGAGGGCGAGGCCGTCGCCGTGCGGCTGCGCACGGAGGCCGCCACGGAGGCCGAGCGGCTGAAGTCCGATGCGCAGGAGACCGCCGACCGGGTTCGTGGCGAGGCCGCAGCGGCCGCCGAACGGGTCGGTCAGGAGGCGTCCGAGGCGCTCGCCGCCGCCCAGGAGGAGGCCAACCGGCGCCGCCGCGAGGCGGAGGAGATCCTCGGCGCGGCCCGTGGCGAGGCCGACCAGGAGCGGGAACTGGCCCGCGAGCAGAGCGAGGAGCTGCTCGCCGCCGCCCGCAAGCGGGTCGAGGACGCCCAGACCGAGGCCCAGCGGCTGGTGGAGGAGGCGGACCGGCGCGCCACCGAGATGGTGTCGGCCGCCGAGCAGACCGCCCAGCAGGTGCGGGACTCCGTGTCCGGTCTGCAGGAGCAGGCCGAACAGGAGATCTCCGGGCTGCGCAGCGCCGCCGAGCACGCGGCGGAGCGCACGAGGACGGAGGCGCAGGAGGAGGCGGACCGCGTCCGCGCCGACGCCTACGCCGAGCGGGAGCGCGCCACCGAGGACGCCAACCGCGTCCGGGCGCGCGCCGACGAGGAGGCGGAAGCCGCCAAGTCGCTCGCCGAGCGGACCATGAACGAGGCGATCACCGAGTCGGACCGGGTGCGCGCCGAGACCTCGGAGTACGCCCAGCGGATGCGCACCGAGGCGGCCGACGCGCTGGCCTCCGCCGAGCAGGACGCGACACGGGCCCGGGCCGAGGCCCGTGAGGACGCCAACCGGATGCGTTCCGAGGCCGCGGCCCAGGCCGACCGGCTCGTGGCCGAGGCCACGAGCGAGTCCGACCGCGTCACGACCGAGGCGTCCGAGCTGCTGTCGCTCGCCGAGCAGGACGCGGCACGGCTGCGGGCCGAGGCCGAGCAGGTCAAGGAGGAAGGCGCGCGCCAGGCCGAGGAGCTGCGCGCGTCCGCCCGGGCGGACGGCGAACAGCTCCTGGACGAGGCCAGGAAGTCCGCGGACAAGCGCCGTGCCGACGCTGCCGAGCAGGCCGACCAGCTCATCGCCGAGGCGGGCTCCGAGGCGGAACGGCTGCGCGCCGAGGCGGCCGACACCGTGGGCACCGCCCAGCAGCGGGCGGACCGCGTCAGGGCCGAGGCGGAGCGGCTCCGCGAGGAGGCCGAGCGCGCCGCCGAGCAGATGCGCTCGGAGGCCCGCGAGGAGGCCGACCGCACACTCGACACCGCCAGGAAGGACGCGGCCAAGCGCCGCGCGGACGCGGCGGAGCAGGTCGACCAGTTGATGGCCAAGACGCAGGAGGAGGCGCTGCGCGCCACGACCGATGCGGAGTCGCAGGCGGACACCATGGTCGGCGCGGCCCGCAAGGAGGCCGACCGGCTGGTCGCGGAGGCCACCGTCGAGGGCAACTCCCTGGTCGAGAAGGCCCGTACGGACGCCGACGAGCTGCTGGTGGGGGCGCGCGGCGACGCGACCGCCATCCGGGAGCGCGCGGAGGAGCTGCGCAGGCGCGTCGAGAACGAGGTCGAGGAGCTGCACGAGCGGGCCCGCCGGGAGTCCGCCGAGCAGATGAAGGCCGCGGGCGAGCGCTGCGACCAGTTGGTGAAGGCCGCGGAGGAGCAGCAGGCCGAGGCCGGGGCGAAGGCCAAGGAACTGGTGTCGGAGGCCAATTCGGAGGCCGGCAAGGTGCGCATCGCCGCCGTGAGGAAGGCGGAGGCGCTGCTCAAGGAGGCCGAGCAGAAGAAGGCCGGGCTGGTCCGGGAGGCCGAGAAGGTCAAGGCGGACGCGGAGCGCGAGGCCGAGCGCATGATCGAGGAGGGCCAGCGGGAGCTGGACGTGCTCGTGCGCCGGCGTGAGGACATCCAGGCGGAGATCTCCCGGGTGCAGGACGTGCTGGAGGCGCTGGAGTCGTTCGAGGCTCCGGCCGGCAAGGACGGCGGGGTCAAGGCGGGGGCGTCAGCCGGGGTTACACGTTCGAGTGGCAAGTCCTCCGAGAGCTAG
- a CDS encoding SCO5389 family protein, giving the protein MSLDVSPALLEQAERGEVDEAAFVDCVRTSLPFAWEMISSLVAQLKVDGGGFADNQTPPPDEQARGQLLRALASDAIRGALQRHFGVRLAFQNCHRVAVFPLDSSVDERLARFTSVRAQLLNQSPELRDC; this is encoded by the coding sequence ATGTCGCTCGACGTCTCACCGGCGCTGTTGGAACAGGCCGAGCGAGGCGAGGTCGACGAAGCTGCATTCGTCGACTGCGTCCGGACCTCCCTGCCCTTCGCATGGGAGATGATCAGTTCTCTGGTGGCTCAGCTGAAGGTGGACGGCGGAGGGTTCGCCGACAACCAGACGCCGCCGCCGGACGAGCAGGCACGTGGTCAGCTGTTGCGCGCGCTCGCGAGTGACGCCATCCGGGGTGCGCTGCAGCGGCACTTCGGAGTACGGCTCGCTTTCCAGAACTGCCACCGCGTCGCGGTGTTCCCGCTGGACTCCTCGGTGGACGAGCGGCTCGCCCGCTTCACTTCCGTACGGGCCCAGCTGCTCAACCAGTCGCCCGAACTGCGCGACTGCTGA
- a CDS encoding ABC transporter ATP-binding protein, which yields MIEAVGLTKRYGAKTAVYNLSFQVRPGAVTGFLGPNGSGKSTTMRMILGLDQPTSGHVTIGGHPFRRLPNAPRQVGALLDAKAVHGGRSARSHLLSLAQLSGIPARRVDEVLGVVGLQDVAKRRSKGFSLGMGQRLGIAAALLGDPQVLLFDEPVNGLDPEGILWVRNLMKQLASEGRTVFVSSHLMSEMALTADHLIVIGRGQLLADMSVKDFIAHNSAGFARVRTPQTEPQQREKLTGVLTEAGGQVMPEPDGALRVTGLTLPAISDLAHDADVRLWELSPHQASLEEAYMRMTQAAVDYRSTDDRKAGLMQPPPVGYDPSALMVPEVPQQGWYAPPPPGQNPYAAPPAAPPTATAAVPPAPAASAPAPAAAPAAPTKSNTEDAR from the coding sequence ATGATCGAGGCAGTCGGCCTGACCAAGCGCTACGGCGCCAAGACGGCCGTGTACAACCTTTCCTTCCAGGTGCGGCCCGGTGCCGTCACCGGCTTCCTCGGGCCGAACGGCTCGGGCAAGTCGACGACGATGCGCATGATCCTCGGCCTCGACCAGCCGACGTCCGGCCATGTCACGATCGGTGGCCACCCGTTCCGGAGGCTGCCCAACGCGCCGCGTCAGGTCGGTGCGCTCCTCGACGCCAAGGCGGTCCACGGCGGGCGGAGCGCGCGCAGCCATCTGCTGTCCCTCGCCCAGCTGTCCGGCATCCCGGCCCGCAGGGTCGACGAGGTGCTCGGGGTCGTGGGCCTCCAGGACGTCGCCAAACGGCGCTCCAAGGGCTTCTCCCTCGGCATGGGGCAGCGGCTCGGCATCGCCGCGGCCCTGCTCGGCGACCCGCAGGTACTGCTCTTCGACGAGCCGGTGAACGGTCTCGACCCGGAAGGCATCCTCTGGGTGCGCAATCTGATGAAGCAGCTGGCCTCCGAGGGCCGTACCGTCTTCGTCTCCTCGCACCTGATGAGCGAAATGGCCCTCACCGCCGATCATCTGATCGTCATCGGGCGGGGCCAGCTGCTCGCGGACATGAGCGTGAAGGACTTCATCGCGCACAACTCGGCGGGCTTCGCACGGGTGCGGACGCCGCAGACCGAGCCGCAGCAGCGGGAGAAGCTGACCGGAGTCCTCACCGAGGCCGGCGGCCAGGTCATGCCGGAGCCGGACGGGGCCTTGCGGGTGACGGGCCTCACGCTCCCCGCGATCAGCGACCTGGCGCACGACGCCGACGTCCGGCTGTGGGAGCTCTCGCCGCACCAGGCGTCCCTTGAAGAGGCGTACATGCGGATGACGCAGGCCGCCGTGGACTACCGCTCCACGGACGACCGCAAGGCCGGTCTGATGCAACCGCCGCCGGTGGGATACGACCCGTCGGCGCTGATGGTCCCGGAGGTGCCGCAGCAGGGCTGGTACGCCCCGCCGCCCCCCGGGCAGAACCCGTACGCGGCCCCTCCGGCCGCACCTCCCACCGCGACTGCGGCCGTGCCGCCGGCCCCGGCCGCGTCCGCCCCGGCTCCTGCCGCCGCCCCCGCAGCCCCGACCAAGAGCAACACCGAGGACGCCCGATGA
- a CDS encoding coiled-coil domain-containing protein gives MSDTSSPFGFELVRRGYDRGQVDDRITKLVADRDSALTRITSLEKRIEELHLETQNAQAQVNDAEPSYAGLGARVEKILRLAEEEAKDLREEARRAAEQHRELAEGAAQQVRNDAEAFAADRKQKAEDEGVRIVEKAQSEANSLRADAQKDAQSKREEADALFEETRAKAAQAAADFETNLAKRREQSERDLASRQAKAEKRLAEIEHRAEQLRLEAEKLRTDAERRARQTVETAQRQAEDIVADANAKADRIRSESERELAALTNRRDSINAQLTNVREMLATLTGAAVAATGAPADDEPVSRGVPAQQTR, from the coding sequence ATGAGCGACACTTCCTCCCCCTTCGGCTTCGAGCTCGTGCGGCGTGGGTACGACCGCGGTCAGGTGGACGACCGCATTACCAAACTCGTCGCCGATCGTGACAGTGCTCTCACACGTATCACCTCACTGGAAAAGCGCATCGAGGAGCTGCATCTCGAGACGCAGAATGCCCAGGCCCAGGTCAACGACGCGGAGCCGTCCTACGCGGGACTCGGTGCGCGTGTCGAGAAGATCCTCCGCCTCGCCGAGGAGGAGGCGAAGGACCTGCGTGAGGAGGCCCGGCGCGCGGCGGAACAGCACCGCGAGCTCGCCGAGGGCGCCGCCCAGCAGGTGCGCAACGACGCCGAGGCGTTCGCGGCGGATCGCAAGCAGAAGGCCGAGGACGAGGGCGTCAGGATCGTCGAGAAGGCGCAGAGCGAGGCGAACTCGCTCCGTGCCGACGCGCAGAAGGACGCGCAGTCCAAGCGCGAGGAGGCGGACGCGCTCTTCGAGGAGACCCGCGCCAAGGCCGCCCAGGCCGCCGCGGACTTCGAGACGAACCTCGCGAAGCGCCGCGAGCAGTCCGAGCGCGACCTGGCGTCGCGTCAGGCGAAGGCGGAGAAGCGCCTCGCGGAGATCGAGCACCGCGCCGAGCAGCTGCGCCTGGAGGCCGAGAAGCTGCGCACGGACGCGGAGCGCCGTGCCCGGCAGACCGTCGAGACCGCGCAGCGCCAGGCCGAGGACATCGTGGCCGACGCGAACGCGAAGGCGGACCGTATCCGCAGCGAATCGGAGCGCGAGCTGGCGGCGCTGACGAACCGTCGCGACTCCATCAACGCCCAGCTGACCAACGTCCGCGAGATGCTGGCCACGCTGACCGGCGCGGCGGTCGCCGCGACGGGTGCCCCGGCGGACGACGAGCCGGTGTCCCGCGGCGTCCCGGCGCAGCAGACCCGCTGA
- a CDS encoding ABC transporter permease subunit, whose translation MTTPYQQQGAYPQGAYHSPIPVRAAHLGDALASEWTKIRSVRSTMWTLGVMIVLMVGIGLLSAIAVSSAEPELGEESVLSLGFFGVLLGSICVITLGVLTIASEYGTGMIRTTLTACPSRARVLTAKAIVFFLLVFVITTVTAAIVGALQTAIVDAGVSTGEDWFRATVGVGLFLALLGLLSLAVGALIRHSAGAITIMIGVVLLPLVLALFMYAESLRNVQDFLLEYSIPSQLGVLYDAPVTTQGPHGWEPLWIMLCMAGVTMAGAYLALDRRDV comes from the coding sequence ATGACGACCCCGTACCAGCAGCAGGGCGCGTACCCTCAGGGCGCCTACCACTCCCCCATCCCCGTGCGGGCGGCGCACCTCGGCGACGCGCTCGCCTCCGAGTGGACCAAGATCCGTTCGGTCCGCTCCACGATGTGGACGCTCGGCGTGATGATCGTGCTGATGGTCGGCATCGGTCTGCTGTCGGCGATCGCCGTGTCCTCGGCGGAGCCCGAGCTGGGCGAGGAGTCCGTCCTCAGCCTCGGCTTCTTCGGCGTTCTGCTCGGCTCGATCTGCGTGATCACGCTGGGTGTGCTGACCATCGCCTCCGAGTACGGGACCGGAATGATCCGCACCACCCTGACCGCGTGCCCCAGCCGCGCCCGGGTGCTGACGGCGAAGGCGATCGTCTTCTTCCTGCTGGTCTTCGTGATCACGACCGTGACCGCCGCGATCGTCGGAGCCCTGCAGACGGCGATCGTGGACGCGGGCGTCAGCACCGGCGAGGACTGGTTCCGGGCGACGGTCGGCGTCGGGCTGTTCCTCGCCCTGCTCGGACTGCTCTCACTTGCCGTCGGAGCGCTGATCCGGCACTCCGCGGGTGCGATCACCATCATGATCGGCGTGGTCCTGCTGCCGCTGGTGCTGGCCCTGTTCATGTACGCGGAATCACTGCGGAACGTACAGGACTTCCTGCTCGAGTACTCCATCCCGAGCCAGCTGGGCGTGCTCTACGACGCGCCGGTGACGACCCAGGGCCCGCACGGCTGGGAGCCGCTGTGGATCATGCTGTGCATGGCCGGCGTGACCATGGCCGGCGCCTACCTCGCCCTCGACCGGCGCGACGTCTGA
- a CDS encoding ATP/GTP-binding protein: MSPRRNRPRGGEKPTDRAGDMSDRYGGVERSESWQGDDWRVRHVAGASAAGKRYRCPGCDQEIPSGTPHVVAWPEYGGVDDRRHWHKACWNAKDRRTSRVQRSRNAPRH, translated from the coding sequence GTGTCCCCGCGCAGAAACCGCCCTCGCGGCGGTGAGAAGCCGACCGACCGCGCCGGTGACATGAGCGACCGCTACGGCGGTGTGGAGCGGTCCGAGAGCTGGCAGGGCGACGACTGGCGGGTCCGGCACGTCGCCGGGGCGAGCGCCGCGGGCAAGCGCTACCGCTGCCCGGGCTGCGACCAGGAGATCCCGTCCGGCACCCCGCACGTGGTGGCCTGGCCCGAGTACGGCGGCGTGGACGACCGGCGGCACTGGCACAAGGCGTGCTGGAACGCGAAGGACCGCCGCACCTCCCGGGTGCAGCGGTCCCGCAACGCGCCTCGGCACTGA
- a CDS encoding LLM class flavin-dependent oxidoreductase: MRVGAFVLAAQFPGQGHGEALHRAVRSAEAAEAAGLDSVWLAEHHFVPYGVCPSAVTMAALLLGRTERIRVGTAVSVLPTTHPVALGEQAALLHLTSGGRFSLGVGRGGPWVDLEVFGTGLAAYEKDFPESLDLLLRWLREARVGSEGERFAFREVPVVPRPDDLIGEDGDGLAGPEVIVACTSPASVRLAGERGLPMLLGMHCGDEEKADMVALWRSHALAAGHAPEAVAAAGHVSAGVAQIADDRTAAEETLVKAMPGWLKQGLDAHVTVDGRRRAMRDPVAYTELLCRLHPVGPPALAADRLAATSERTGITRFALLSEGSGDLAATEENVRRLGAEVLPLLR; this comes from the coding sequence ATGCGCGTTGGAGCTTTTGTACTGGCCGCCCAGTTCCCGGGCCAGGGGCATGGAGAGGCGCTGCACCGGGCCGTGCGGTCCGCCGAGGCGGCGGAGGCGGCCGGACTGGACTCGGTCTGGCTGGCCGAACACCACTTCGTGCCGTACGGGGTGTGCCCGTCGGCGGTGACCATGGCCGCGCTGCTACTCGGCCGCACGGAACGGATCCGGGTGGGCACGGCGGTGAGTGTCCTGCCGACCACCCATCCCGTGGCGCTGGGCGAGCAGGCGGCGCTGCTGCACCTCACCTCGGGAGGCCGGTTCTCCCTGGGTGTGGGCCGCGGCGGCCCCTGGGTCGATCTGGAGGTCTTCGGAACCGGCCTCGCGGCGTACGAGAAGGACTTCCCCGAGTCACTGGACCTGCTGCTGCGCTGGCTGCGGGAGGCCCGCGTGGGCAGCGAGGGGGAACGATTCGCTTTCCGCGAGGTCCCCGTCGTACCACGCCCCGACGACCTGATCGGCGAGGACGGCGACGGCCTCGCGGGCCCCGAGGTGATCGTGGCCTGCACCTCCCCCGCGTCGGTCCGGCTGGCGGGCGAGCGCGGGCTGCCGATGCTGCTCGGGATGCACTGCGGCGACGAGGAGAAGGCGGACATGGTCGCCCTCTGGCGGAGCCACGCCCTCGCGGCCGGCCACGCCCCGGAGGCGGTGGCCGCGGCCGGCCATGTGTCGGCCGGTGTGGCGCAGATCGCGGACGACCGTACGGCCGCGGAGGAGACCCTCGTCAAGGCGATGCCGGGCTGGCTCAAGCAGGGCCTCGACGCGCATGTGACGGTCGACGGACGCCGGCGCGCGATGCGTGACCCGGTCGCCTACACGGAGTTGCTGTGCCGGCTGCACCCGGTGGGCCCACCGGCGCTGGCGGCGGACCGGCTCGCGGCGACCTCCGAGCGCACCGGCATCACCCGGTTCGCGCTCCTCTCCGAGGGCTCGGGCGATCTCGCGGCGACGGAGGAGAACGTGCGGCGGCTCGGCGCCGAGGTGCTTCCGCTGCTCCGCTGA
- the nucS gene encoding endonuclease NucS → MRLVIARCSVDYAGRLTAHLPSAPRLILVKADGSVSIHADDRAYKPLNWMSPPCSLKEGDDDVWTVTNKTGEKLIITMEEVLHDSSHELGVDPGLIKDGVEAHLQELLADRIETLGEGYSLIRREYPTAIGPVDILCRDSDGATVAVEIKRRGEIDGVEQLTRYLDLLNRDPHLAPVRGVFAAQEIKPQARVLATDRGIGCVVLDYDALRGIEDDKLRLF, encoded by the coding sequence ATGCGTCTCGTCATCGCCCGCTGTTCCGTGGACTACGCCGGCCGGCTCACCGCACACCTGCCCTCCGCTCCCCGTCTGATCCTGGTCAAGGCGGACGGCAGCGTCTCCATCCACGCCGACGACCGGGCGTACAAACCGCTGAACTGGATGTCCCCGCCCTGCAGCCTCAAGGAGGGGGACGACGACGTCTGGACGGTCACCAACAAAACGGGCGAGAAACTGATCATCACGATGGAGGAGGTCCTCCACGACTCGTCCCACGAGCTGGGTGTGGACCCGGGCCTCATCAAGGACGGCGTGGAGGCACACCTCCAGGAGCTGCTGGCAGACCGTATCGAGACACTGGGCGAGGGCTACAGCCTGATCCGCCGCGAGTACCCGACGGCGATCGGTCCCGTGGACATCCTCTGCCGCGACTCCGACGGCGCGACGGTGGCGGTGGAGATCAAGCGCCGCGGCGAGATCGACGGCGTCGAGCAGCTCACCCGCTACCTGGATCTCCTGAACCGCGACCCCCATCTCGCCCCGGTACGCGGTGTGTTCGCCGCACAGGAGATCAAGCCCCAGGCGCGTGTGCTGGCGACGGACCGCGGCATCGGTTGTGTGGTGCTGGACTACGACGCCCTGCGCGGCATCGAGGACGACAAGCTGCGGCTGTTCTGA